One Silene latifolia isolate original U9 population chromosome 4, ASM4854445v1, whole genome shotgun sequence DNA segment encodes these proteins:
- the LOC141653426 gene encoding CASP-like protein 5B2, with product MKELVGSPGTKTGLILRLGQCGFATASIAVMVSASNFSSFTAFCYLIASMGLQVLWSFGLACLDVHALRIKRDLQSPVLVSLFVVGDWVTATLSLAAVCSSAGIVVLYSKDLGFCKLHYYPCGKYELSVTFAFLTWFLIAISSHLMFWILASI from the exons ATGAAGGAATTAGTAGGAAGTCCAGGGACTAAAACAGGATTAATATTAAGATTAGGACAGTGTGGATTTGCTACTGCTTCCATTGCTGTTATGGTTTCTGCTTCTAATTTTTCTAGTTTTACTGCTTTTTG CTATTTGATTGCATCTATGGGGCTTCAAGTGCTATGGAGCTTTGGACTAGCTTGTCTTGATGTCCATGCCTTGAGGATAAAGCGAGACCTTCAGAGTCCAGTCTTAGTGAGCCTCTTTGTTGTTGGTGACTGG GTGACAGCCACGTTATCACTAGCAGCAGTATGCTCATCTGCAGGCATTGTGGTCCTGTATTCCAAGGATCTTGGCTTCTGCAAATTACATTATTATCCCTGTGGCAAGTACGAGCTCTCAGTAACCTTTGCCTTCCTCACCTGGTTCCTCATTGCCATATCTTCTCATTTAATGTTTTGGATTTTGGCATCCATTTAA
- the LOC141651383 gene encoding uncharacterized protein LOC141651383, with protein MTKLWQMKCAIISNVLDVKERIFIFKFYNEKDRTKVIDGQPWHFDKFIWCLSEPVDEGKLTDTPLIHVLLWARVYDLPMRGRTNEANLRHRGSQLGTFICVDEASLSKVERAVRRRFVNDVRRPFNKVVQVCMPNGNLVEFKVKYERIPTFCYGCKVLGHGEKDYEEGLYDEGDLKFGDELRTLPWKPMKTMEDTSNVKGRSLNEAMERNLNSE; from the coding sequence ATGACGAAGTTATGGCAAATGAAATGTGCGATTATTTCTAACGTTCTAGATGTAAAGGAgagaatttttatttttaaattttataATGAGAAAGATAGGACTAAAGTGATCGATGGCCAGCCATGGCATTTCGACAAGTTCATTTGGTGTTTGAGTGAACCTGTTGATGAAGGGAAATTGACTGATACACCACTTATCCATGTTCTGCTTTGGGCTAGAGTATATGACTTACCAATGAGAGGGAGGACAAACGAGGCGAATCTTCGTCACCGTGGGTCGCAGTTGGGGACTTTTATTTGTGTGGATGAGGCCTCACTGTCGAAGGTTGAGAGGGCTGTGAGAAGGAGGTTTGTGAATGATGTGAGAAGGCCTTTTAACAAGGTTGTACAGGTTTGTATGCCTAATGGAAACCTGGTGGAGTTTAAGGTTAAGTACGAGCGAATTCCAACATTTTGCTATGGGTGTAAGGTGTTAGGGCATGGGGAGAAGGACTATGAGGAGGGTCTGTATGATGAAGGGGATCTTAAGTTTGGGGATGAGCTTAGGACCTTGCCATGGAAACCTATGAAGACTATGGAGGATACGAGTAATGTTAAGGGGAGGTCTTTAAATGAAGCAATGGAGAGGAATTTAAATAGCGAGTAG
- the LOC141653425 gene encoding wall-associated receptor kinase-like 20: MLQLILVLLLTVIENAVSTLHCPNCGKTPVPYPLSTSSTCGDQMYKVRCVGETLWFDALNGSSYVITSISPNTQTLTIRMKGFDLKSCRSMDLKSGGIWLNNTLPFNITDNNTVLKLNCSSRYLSVTALDCSSTNPCNAYINVTACVATKCTGLPCCSLTTGGSKTAYRIDISGKDDCTAQESFVGLDSSLPISKWPQPGLEIQWEPPREPSCMQMSDCRDIGNATCLPDAARASQKRCFCNSRFQWDPTTGICIRLSFVASAIILIVLFFVLVHQHQQHIQRAARRKLVKEREDILNSANNGKTAKLFSGKEIKKSTNNFAKENLLGVGGFGEVYKGVLDDGTLTAVKRAKLGNILGMDQVLNEVRILCQVNHRSLVQVLGCCVELEQPVLVYEYVANGILSDHLHGRYSNDWGTLTWSRRLFIAQQIAQGLTYLHFSAMPPIFHRDIKSSNILLDEKLDAKVSDFGLSRLVDTEATHISTCAQGTLGYLDPEYYKNFQLTDRSDVYSFGVVVLELLTSKKAIDFNREDEDVNLVIHVSKLSEKEKLMDAVDPGLTKKASSLELETMKALGLLALACVDEYRVNRPSMREVADELEFIISLIGKETKIFSKAT, encoded by the exons ATGCTGCAGCTAATATTGGTTCTGTTACTCACTGTCATCGAAAATGCGGTCTCAACACTTCACTGTCCCAACTGTGGGAAGACACCGGTACCATACCCACTTAGCACTTCGTCAACGTGCGGTGACCAGATGTATAAAGTGAGGTGTGTTGGGGAGACACTGTGGTTTGATGCACTCAACGGTTCGTCATATGTTATCACATCTATCTCACCAAATACACAAACTCTTACGATCCGGATGAAGGGATTTGACCTCAAGAGTTGCAGATCCATGGATCTCAAATCAGGAGGCATCTGGCTTAACAATACCCTACCATTTAATATCACTGACAACAATACTGTCCTCAAGCTTAACTGTTCTAGCCGTTACTTAAGTGTCACAGCACTGGATTGCTCTTCGACCAATCCTTGCAATGCCTACATAAATGTGACCGCATGTGTAGCTACCAAGTGTACAGGTCTGCCTTGCTGCTCGCTTACGACAGGAGGGTCTAAAACGGCATACAGGATTGATATTAGTGGAAAGGATGATTGTACAGCACAGGAAAGCTTTGTTGGCTTGGATAGTTCTTTGCCAATCAGTAAGTGGCCGCAACCTGGGTTGGAGATACAATgggaaccgcctcgagaaccaagTTGTATGCAGATGTCAGATTGTCGGGACATTGGCAACGCAACCTGTTTGCCTGATGCTGCTCGAGCGAGTCAGAAAAGGTGCTTCTGCAATTCCCGGTTTCAGTGGGATCCAACTACTGGCATTTGTATCA GATTAAGCTTCGTAGCATCAGCAATCATCCTGATTGTTCTGTTCTTCGTACTAGTTCATCAGCACCAACAGCACATACAAAGAGCAGCTCGCCGTAAATTAGTAAAGGAACGAGAAGACATACTTAACTCTGCAAACAATGGGAAAACTGCTAAACTCTTCTCCGGTAAGGAGATTAAGAAATCAACTAACAACTTCGCTAAGGAAAATCTTCTAGGAGTTGGTGGATTTGGAGAAGTCTACAAGGGTGTCTTAGATGATGGAACCTTAACCGCGGTTAAAAGGGCAAAACTTGGGAACATTCTAGGGATGGACCAAGTACTAAACGAAGTCCGAATTCTATGCCAAGTAAATCACCGGAGTCTCGTCCAAGTGCTTGGTTGTTGTGTTGAGTTGGAACAACCAGTGTTAGTTTACGAATATGTGGCTAATGGAATACTCTCTGATCACTTACACGGACGATACTCAAATGACTGGGGTACCCTTACTTGGTCACGACGACTCTTCATTGCTCAACAAATAGCTCAAGGACTCACTTACCTCCATTTTTCGGCAATGCCGCCTATATTTCACCGCGACATAAAATCGAGCAATATCCTACTGGATGAAAAACTTGATGCTAAAGTTTCAGATTTTGGGCTCTCAAGGTTGGTTGACACCGAGGCAACCCACATTTCAACCTGTGCTCAGGGAACTTTGGGGTATCTTGATCCCGAGTACTACAAGAATTTCCAATTAACAGATAGAAGCGATGTTTATAGCTTTGGGGTGGTGGTTCTAGAGCTGCTTACTTCAAAGAAGGCAATAGATTTTAACAGGGAAGACGAAGATGTGAACCTAGTTATTCATGTAAGTAAACTGTCGGAGAAAGAGAAACTAATGGATGCTGTTGATCCCGGGTTGACGAAGAAGGCGAGCAGCTTAGAACTGGAAACGATGAAGGCGCTAGGACTTCTTGCATTGGCTTGCGTTGATGAATACAGGGTTAATCGTCCTTCCATGAGAGAAGTAGCAGATGAGCTTGAGTTTATTATTAGTCTCATCGGCAAAGAAACCAAAATCTTCTCAAAGGCTACTTAG